One genomic window of Hydra vulgaris chromosome 03, alternate assembly HydraT2T_AEP includes the following:
- the LOC136078465 gene encoding V(D)J recombination-activating protein 1-like has product MASNHQQKLSRVCRICGNLLGKNSLKTDSKIDRIYKAFRINVSEDSQCIHPEKMCMKCYTSLRNIENRGSKVFKPPKIWIKCPTVECKCVFGIPGRKPLSNVRRPGKVKKWTKFYIKSFLDSLPIQEDKEILTELNHELNPHIVLCICKICGEVMNQPVMLKNCQHLFCSLCILSNVKDKLENDSNCPLCKTNITIDSLSYSVHISEI; this is encoded by the coding sequence ATGGCGAGTAATCACCAACAAAAACTATCCAGAGTATGTAGAATATGTGGAAACCTTTTaggaaaaaacagtttaaaaactGACAGTAAAATAGATCGAATTTATAAAGCTTTTAGAATAAATGTATCAGAAGATTCTCAGTGTATTCATCCAGAGAAAATGTGCATGAAGTGTTATACTTCTCTTAGAAACATCGAAAATAGAGGCAGTAAAGTTTTCAAACCTCCAAAAATTTGGATAAAATGTCCAACAGTCGAATGCAAATGTGTTTTTGGTATTCCTGGTCGAAAACCTCTATCTAATGTTAGGCGACCAGGAAAGGTTAAAAAATggacaaaattttatataaaatcatttcttGATTCGTTGCCTATACAAGaagataaagaaattttaacagaACTAAACCATGAACTAAATCCACATATAGTTTTATGCATTTGTAAGATTTGTGGGGAAGTTATGAATCAGCCTGTCATGCTAAAGAACTGTCAACACTTATTCTGTAGCTTGTGCATTTTATCAAATGTTaaagataaattagaaaatgatTCAAATTGTCCATTATGTAAAACTAACATCACAATTGACAGCCTATCATATTCTGTCCATATATCTGAAATTTAG
- the LOC136077657 gene encoding uncharacterized protein LOC136077657 produces the protein MESRKLETQMAGKKWYYAFMQRHPQLSLRGPESTLIARAQGFNKERVQSFFNLLSKLYMEEKLTPDRLYNMDETSLSTVQDGQIKIISARGKKRVGIMTSSERGNSVTAVVCVSAAGFYVPPMLIYKRKRMKPEITNGAPPGTVFSTQEKGWMSNESFLDWLNHFIKVVKPLKQSKVLLILDGHVTHS, from the coding sequence ATGGAAAGTAGAAAACTTGAAACACAAATGGCAGGAAAAAAGTGGTATTATGCATTTATGCAAAGGCACCCACAACTGTCGCTTCGTGGGCCTGAATCAACATTAATTGCACGTGCACAAGGTTTTAATAAAGAGCGAGTGCaatctttctttaatttactttcaaaGTTATACATGGAAGAAAAGTTAACTCCAGACAGACTTTATAATATGGATGAAACTAGTTTATCAACAGTACAAGATGGtcagataaaaattattagtgcAAGGGGCAAAAAACGAGTTGGAATTATGACTAGTAGTGAACGAGGAAATTCAGTAACAGCTGTAGTTTGTGTATCTGCAGCAGGATTTTATGTTCCAccaatgttaatatataaacgCAAAAGAATGAAGCCAGAAATAACAAATGGTGCACCTCCAGGAACTGTATTTAGTACTCAAGAGAAAGGATGGATGtcaaatgaaagttttttagatTGGCTCAATCATTTCATTAAAGTTGTTAAACctttaaaacaatcaaaagttTTGTTGATACTTGATGGTCATGTTACACATTCATAA